One stretch of Arachis duranensis cultivar V14167 chromosome 1, aradu.V14167.gnm2.J7QH, whole genome shotgun sequence DNA includes these proteins:
- the LOC107485945 gene encoding putative glucuronosyltransferase PGSIP8, with protein sequence MEGWGNGRSNARWLVLLLVVVAVVCAEKKNENKNAYATMMYVGTPRDYEFYIAVRVLLRSLAKLRVQADLVVIASIDVPPRWIRAFEKEDGAKVVRVENFENPYKHQDNFDKRFKLSLNKLYAWNLVEYDRVVMLDADNLFLQRTDELFQCGQFCAVFINPCVFHTGLFVLQPSSAVFKDMVHELQNGRENPDGADQGFIASYFPELLYRPMFLPNPNGSKLQGTYRLPLGYQMDASYYYLKLRWSIPCGPNSVITFPGAPWLKPWYWWSWPVLPLGLQWHEQRRQTLGYAAEMAVVFIQSAIYIGLIAMTRLARPSLSKLCYRRFDKSVIVVQSILKLVALWTILAAYTTPFFIIPHTIHPLLGWALYILSVFALCSIATNAFLLPMLPVVTPLLGIVGSLMVMAFPWYPDGVVRALCVFAYAFCAAPVLWSCIVRIMAGLQVSLEREAFMPRLGESSPPSWFNKLY encoded by the exons ATGGAAGGTTGGGGAAATGGTAGGAGTAATGCGAGATGGTTAGTGTTACTGTTAGTGGTGGTGGCGGTGGTGTGTGCggagaagaagaacgagaatAAGAATGCATATGCGACTATGATGTACGTGGGGACTCCAAGGGACTATGAATTCTACATAGCGGTGCGTGTTCTTCTCAGATCACTCGCTAAGCTTCGTGTGCAAGCTGATCTTGTTGTCATTGCTTCCATTGATGTTCCTCCCAGATGGATTCGAGCTTT TGAAAAGGAAGATGGTGCGAAGGTAGTGAGAGTAGAGAACTTTGAGAACCCTTACAAACACCAAGACAACTTCGACAAAAGGTTCAAGTTATCGCTCAACAAATTGTACGCGTGGAACCTGGTGGAGTACGATAGGGTCGTCATGTTGGATGCAGACAATCTTTTTCTCCAGAGAACCGATGAATTGTTTCAGTGTGGACAATTTTGTGCTGTCTTCATCAACCCTTGCGTCTTCCACACTGGTCTCTTCGTCCTCCag CCATCAAGTGCAGTGTTCAAGGACATGGTTCATGAATTACAAAATGGGAGAGAGAATCCAGATGGTGCAGACCAAGGTTTCATAGCTAGTTACTTCCCAGAGTTGCTTTATAGGCCAATGTTCCTTCCAAATCCAAATGGCTCCAAGCTTCAAGGAACTTATAGACTTCCTTTGGGTTATCAAATGGATGCTTCTTACTACT ATCTTAAACTTCGATGGAGCATACCCTGTGGACCAAACAGTGTGATCACGTTCCCAGGGGCACCGTGGTTGAAGCCGTGGTATTGGTGGTCATGGCCGGTGCTTCCATTAGGCCTCCAGTGGCATGAACAACGTCGTCAAACTTTGGG GTATGCTGCAGAGATGGCTGTGGTATTTATCCAATCTGCAATATATATCGGACTAATAGCGATGACTCGTTTGGCTAGGCCAAGCCTCTCGAAGCTCTGCTACCGGCGCTTCGATAAGAGTGTCATCGTCGTGCAAAGTATCCTCAAACTAGTGGCATTGTGGACAATCCTTGCTGCATACACAACACCTTTCTTCATCATCCCTCACACTATTCACCCTCTACTAGGCTGGGCCCTGTACATACTCAGTGTCTTTGCGCTATGCTCGATTGCGACTAATGCCTTTCTGCTACCAATGTTGCCTGTTGTgacgccgttgctggggatcgTTGGGTCCTTAATGGTCATGGCGTTTCCTTGGTATCCGGATGGCGTGGTGAGGGCCTTGTGTGTGTTTGCTTACGCTTTTTGTGCTGCGCCAGTTCTTTGGTCATGTATTGTGAGGATAATGGCTGGTCTTCAGGTATCTTTAGAAAGGGAAGCTTTTATGCCTAGATTAGGAGAATCTTCACCACCTTCTTGGTTTAACAAATTATATTGA